Proteins from a genomic interval of Capsicum annuum cultivar UCD-10X-F1 chromosome 4, UCD10Xv1.1, whole genome shotgun sequence:
- the LOC124897884 gene encoding probable leucine-rich repeat receptor-like protein kinase At1g35710, giving the protein MMVPTIFFFLQFSTLLYLSTVSFASTEEATALLKWKATFRNQNNSLLASWTLSTDACRDWYGIICFNGRINRLNITNVGVTGTLYDFPFSSLPFLEYVDLSMNQLFGTIPPELGKLTNLVHLNLSINQISGSIPPQTGSLTKLETLSIFDNHLNGSIPVEVGKMKSLEVLTLESNNLFGPIPTTLGDLTKLKVLYLYSNQFSGPIPSELGNLKDLTDLELSHNHLSGSIPTVVGDLTKLKSLYLHSNQLAGPIPSELRNLKNLNDLALSHNQLSGSIPTVVGD; this is encoded by the coding sequence ATGATGGTtccaacaatattttttttccttcagttttccACTCTCTTATATCTTTCCACTGTTTCTTTTGCTTCCACTGAGGAAGCAACTGCTCTTCTCAAATGGAAAGCAACTTTCCGCAACCAGAATAATTCGTTATTGGCTTCTTGGACACTAAGTACTGATGCATGCAGGGATTGGTATGGaattatatgctttaatggtcgAATAAACAGGTTGAATATTACAAATGTTGGTGTTACCGGTACACTCTATGATTTTCCATTTTCATCTCTCCCTTTTCTTGAATATGTTGATCTTAGCATGAACCAACTCTTTGGAACCATTCCACCTGAACTAGGAAAGCTCACTAATCTTGTCCATCTTAACTTGTCCATCAATCAGATTTCAGGTTCAATCCCACCACAAACTGGCTCATTAACCAAACTTGAGACTCTCAGTATCTTTGACAACCATTTAAATGGTTCCATTCCTGTTGAAGTAGGGAAGATGAAGTCACTTGAGGTTTTAACCTTAGAGAGTAACAATCTTTTTGGCCCAATTCCAACTACTCTAGGTGACTTAACTAAGCTCAAAGTTTTGTACCTTTATTCTAACCAATTTTCTGGTCCCATTCCTAGTGAGTTGGGGAATTTGAAAGACCTCACTGATTTGGAATTGTCTCATAATCATCTTAGTGGTTCAATTCCAACTGTTGTAGGAGACTTAACCAAACTCAAGAGTCTGTACCTTCATTCTAACCAACTTGCTGGTCCCATTCCTAGTGAGTTAAGGAATTTGAAAAACCTCAATGATTTGGCATTGTCTCATAATCAGCTTAGTGGTTCAATTCCAACAGTTGTAGGTGAC